The following coding sequences are from one Humulus lupulus chromosome X, drHumLupu1.1, whole genome shotgun sequence window:
- the LOC133806980 gene encoding cytokinin dehydrogenase 7: MIAYLERFVHENDTESKQDDDVSTICNALDLQASIDSWAAAAARAEASKDFGGIQSVKPLAFLRPSGADDVARVVKAVASLPNLTVAARGNGHSINGQAMADRGLVLDMRSLDDRFRVSSFSDGSAYADVSGGALWEDVLRRCLEFGLAPRSWTDYLSLTVGGTLSNAGVSGQTFRYGPQTSNVTELEVVNGKGETLICSETENSDLFFGSLGGLGQFGIITRARVLLQPAPDMVRWIRLVYTEFEDFTRDAEFLVTLPENDSFDYVEGFVFSNNDNPLTGRPTVPLHPDEEFDPTRLPRTAGSVLYCLELALHYNNTDHPSTVDTAVSRLVAGLGFVEGLEFQVDLSYMEFLLRVKRAEEDAKANGMWDAPHPWLNMFVSKSDVSEFDRVVFKNILKEGVGGPMLIYPLLRSKWDSRTSTVIPEGEIFYLVALLRFSPPHPKGPSVDKLVDQNKGIVQYCLSNGFDFKLYLPHYQSEKEWKRHFGDKQWSIFVERKEKFDPKAILAPGQRIFSRKNQS, from the exons ATGATAGCCTATCTCGAGCGTTTCGTCCACGAAAACGACACCGAATCGAAGCAAGACGACGACGTTTCCACCATTTGCAATGCTCTCGACCTACAAGCCAGCATCGACAGCTGGGCCGCCGCCGCCGCCAGAGCCGAGGCGAGCAAAGATTTCGGCGGCATTCAATCCGTTAAACCCTTGGCTTTCTTGAGACCATCCGGCGCCGACGACGTAGCGCGGGTGGTCAAGGCTGTGGCCAGCTTACCCAATCTGACGGTCGCCGCTCGCGGCAACGGCCACTCGATCAACGGCCAGGCCATGGCCGATCGGGGACTCGTGCTCGACATGCGTTCTCTCGACGACCGCTTCCGCGTGTCCAGTTTCAGCGACGGCTCCGCCTACGCCGACGTCTCCGGTGGGGCATTATGGGAAGATGTATTGCGACGGTGTTTGGAGTTCGGCCTCGCTCCCAGGTCTTGGACCGATTACCTCAGCTTAACGGTCGGAGGGACGTTATCTAACGCTGGCGTTAGCGGCCAGACCTTCCGTTATGGACCGCAGACCTCAAACGTAACGGAATTGGAAGTCGTTAACGGTAAAGGCGAGACCTTGATTTGTTCCGAAACCGAAAACTCGGACCTCTTCTTCGGGTCCCTGGGCGGGCTTGGTCAGTTCGGTATCATTACCCGGGCTAGGGTTTTGCTACAGCCAGCTCCGGACATG gtgAGATGGATAAGATTAGTGTACACTGAGTTTGAAGATTTCACTAGAGACGCTGAGTTTCTGGTGACTCTGCCGGAAAACGATTCGTTTGATTACGTGGAAGGCTTCGTCTTCTCAAACAACGATAACCCATTAACGGGTCGACCCACGGTTCCATTACACCCGGACGAAGAATTCGACCCGACCCGACTCCCTCGCACCGCCGGATCGGTTCTCTATTGTCTTGAATTAGCTCTTCACTACAACAACACTGACCACCCTTCAACTGTTGATACG GCTGTGAGTCGACTGGTGGCGGGGCTGGGATTCGTGGAGGGATTGGAGTTTCAGGTGGACCTCAGCTACATGGAATTCTTGCTACGTGTGAAACGTGCGGAGGAAGACGCCAAAGCCAACGGTATGTGGGACGCGCCTCACCCATGGTTGAACATGTTCGTCTCAAAATCTGACGTGTCTGAGTTCGATCGCGTGGTGTTCAAAAACATCTTGAAGGAAGGCGTTGGTGGGCCCATGTTGATCTATCCTTTACTTCGTAgcaa GTGGGATAGTCGTACATCGACAGTGATACCAGAAGGTGAAATTTTTTACTTGGTGGCATTATTACGATTTAGTCCTCCACACCCAAAGGGTCCTTCGGTTGATAAATTGGTTGATCAAAACAAGGGAATTGTTCAATATTGCTTGTCAAATGGCTTTGATTTTAAGCTCTACTTACCTCATTATCAATCGGAGAAGGAGTGGAAAAGACACTTCGGAGATAAACAATGGTCGATATTCGTCGAGAGGAAAGAAAAATTCGATCCTAAGGCGATCCTCGCGCCTGGCCAGAGAATTTTTTCGAGGAAGAATCAGTCTTGA